In Uranotaenia lowii strain MFRU-FL chromosome 2, ASM2978415v1, whole genome shotgun sequence, one genomic interval encodes:
- the LOC129746421 gene encoding uncharacterized protein LOC129746421, with product MYHQLRIRDADKQAQRFLFRFPKDDHPTVFVMDVATFGAASSPCSAQYIKNLNAQQFSTSYPAAAAAIVHRHYVDDYYDSFDTEEEAITRAKEVRFIHSKGGFEITNWTSNSTEVLRSLGIDGGSRESIHLNRDKATHYERVLGIMWDTQNDEFSFAVPTNVAATDAAPPKKREVLSTVMSLFDPIGLLAPFTVLGKMLMQDLWRAGCEWDQQIGGECLEKWRQWVAMFSRVEGVRIPRCNFGSTPSDQFGQIQLHIFTDAGENAFGCVAYLRICVEENVKCSLVLARSKVAPIKQLSIPRLELKAAVLGANLSLAVRNNHSLPIGQTYFWSDSQTVLSWIQSDQRRYQPFVGFRIGEILSLSKLTDWRYVPTKLNVADSLTKWGRLPNLSSDGSWFRGPEFLYQHPSKWPQQNLPAANTRTEIKAIHLFHGVELPSCFIDVTRFSKWNVVVRTVACIFRFISNCRRRVAGKPIEAVLSIPKLKRLIKVYVPFVVVPLRQDEHRCAENALFRLAQSDSYSDEIKTLQKNAELPFQNWFPLEKSSPLYKLVPLIDAHGVLRMEGRSEKAEFLPFDLRFPIILPRSHCITDLLVQQYHERFGHGYRETVKNEIKQRFVISGLTNLIKRAERSCVWCKVRKCLPKNPKMAALPVQRLTPFKRPFTFVGLDYMGPVEVVVGRRREKRWVVVFTCMVVRAVHLEVAHSLTAQSCIMAIRRFISRRGPASEYFSDNGTNLRGASKEIVQQVREIDNVCADEFTTAITSWHFIPPGTPHMGGAWERMVRSVKQVMTALDDGRRLNDEILLTTLAETEDMINSRPLTLVSTDPVVGALCPNVFLRGSDPNEPHEVIKPTNPAEALRDAYKRSQQLADDLWKRWIKEYVPTVNQRSKWFSEADPLKKGDLVYVVDGNRRKAWVRGIIEQPIISGDGRVRQALVRTSGGVFRRGTTNLAVLEIDGSTEGVQNVGPESAAHHATFKISGNSDPVAPESGSGPGLRVGDC from the coding sequence ATGTACCATCAGCTCAGGATAAGAGATGCAGATAAGCAAGCGCAAAGGTTTTTGTTCCGTTTTCCGAAAGATGATCATCCAACTGTGTTCGTCATGGATGTGGCCACCTTCGGCGCTGCCAGTTCTCCGTGCTCGGCGCAATACATCAAGAACCTGAACGCCCAGCAGTTCTCTACAAGttatccagcagcagcagcagccatagTTCACCGTCATTACGTCGACGATTACTATGACAGTTTCGACACCGAAGAGGAAGCTATCACGCGGGCCAAAGAGGTACGTTTTATTCACTCGAAAGGTGGATTCGAAATCACAAACTGGACATCTAATTCCACTGAAGTTCTTCGAAGCCTGGGTATTgacggtggctccagagagtccaTCCATTTGAACCGAGATAAAGCAACACACTATGAACGGGTTCTCGGCATCATGTGGGATACACAGAACGATGAGTTCTCTTTTGCAGTACCTACAAACGTAGCTGCTACTGATGCAGCACCACCGAAGAAGCGTGAAGTCCTAAGCACGGTCATGTCTTTGTTTGATCCGATAGGACTGTTGGCTCCTTTTACAGTGCTTGGAAAGATGCTCATGCAGGACCTGTGGCGAGCGGGTTGCGAATGGGACCAGCAAATCGGCGGAGAGTGTTTAGAAAAGTGGCGACAGTGGGTCGCAATGTTTTCTCGGGTCGAGGGTGTTCGGATTCCAAGATGTAACTTTGGGTCGACACCTTCTGACCAATTTGGCCAAATTCAGCTCCACATCTTTACAGACGCTGGGGAAAATGCCTTTGGATGCGTCGCGTATCTGAGGATTTGCGTAGAGGAAAACGTAAAATGTTCGTTGGTGCTGGCTCGATCGAAAGTGGCACCGATTAAACAACTTTCCATTCCACGGCTTGAATTGAAGGCAGCAGTCTTGGGAGCGAACCTGAGTCTCGCTGTCAGGAACAATCATTCCCTTCCTATAGGCCAAACTTACTTCTGGAGCGATTCTCAAACCGTTCTCTCCTGGATTCAATCTGATCAACGTCGTTATCAACCCTTCGTCGGCTTTAGAATCGGAGAAATTCTGAGTCTCTCCAAGTTGACGGACTGGCGTTACGTTCCGACCAAACTGAATGTAGCAGATTCGCTCACCAAATGGGGTCGTCTTCCAAATCTTTCGAGCGATGGTTCTTGGTTTCGTGGCCCGGAGTTCCTGTACCAGCATCCGTCGAAATGGCCTCAGCAAAATCTTCCCGCAGCAAATACAAGAACAGAAATCAAAGCAATACATCTTTTCCATGGTGTTGAGCTTCCGAGTTGCTTTATCGACGTGACCAGATTTTCGAAATGGAATGTTGTAGTTCGCACAGTGGCGTGCATTTTTCGATTCATCTCCAACTGTCGGCGCAGAGTTGCTGGCAAACCCATCGAAGCTGTCCTGTCAATTCCAAAGCTCAAAAGGCTAATCAAGGTTTACGTTCCGTTTGTAGTTGTTCCGTTGCGGCAAGACGAGCATCGATGTGCAGAAAATGCTCTATTCAGGTTGGCTCAAAGCGATTCGTACAGCGACGAAATCAAGACACTGCAGAAGAATGCAGAGCTACCTTTCCAAAACTGGTTTCCACTAGAAAAGTCCAGCCCTCTCTACAAGCTAGTGCCCTTGATCGACGCCCATGGTGTGTTAAGGATGGAAGGTCGCTCTGAAAAGGCGGAGTTCCTCCCCTTCGATCTTCGATTCCCGATTATTCTACCAAGATCCCACTGTATCACGGATCTTTTGGTTCAACAATACCACGAGAGGTTTGGACACGGATATCGAGAAACGGTGAAGAACGAAATCAAGCAACGTTTTGTGATAAGCGGTCTCACCAACTTGATAAAACGAGCCGAGAGAAGCTGTGTGTGGTGTAAAGTCCGAAAATGTCTGCCGAAGAATCCCAAAATGGCTGCACTACCCGTCCAAAGATTAACCCCCTTCAAACGTCCATTTACTTTCGTTGGTCTTGACTATATGGGTCCAGTTGAAGTCGTCGTTGGTCGCCGCCGAGAAAAACGCTGGGTCGTGGTGTTCACGTGCATGGTTGTCAGGGCGGTACATTTAGAAGTTGCCCATAGTCTTACCGCACAATCATGCATAATGGCGATCCGTCGTTTCATTAGCCGCCGAGGTCCCGCCTCGGAATACTTCTCGGACAACGGGACGAACTTGCGAGGAGCGAGTAAGGAGATAGTCCAACAAGTACGGGAAATTGATAATGTTTGCGCCGACGAATTTACGACTGCTATCACGAGTTGGCACTTCATCCCACCAGGAACACCCCACATGGGAGGGGCGTGGGAGAGGATGGTGCGCTCGGTGAAGCAGGTCATGACAGCCTTAGACGACGGACGTCGACTGAACGATGAAATTCTCCTAACTACGCTAGCTGAAACTGAGGACATGATCAACAGCCGGCCCCTTACTCTTGTATCTACGGATCCAGTGGTAGGTGCACTTTGTCCCAATGTATTCCTGCGTGGTTCAGATCCTAACGAGCCGCATGAAGTCATCAAACCTACCAACCCTGCAGAGGCCCTTCGGGATGCTTACAAGCGATCGCAGCAGCTGGCTGACGACTTATGGAAACGGTGGATAAAAGAATACGTGCCGACAGTCAACCAGCGATCCAAGTGGTTCTCTGAAGCAGATCCTCTTAAGAAAGGAGATCTCGTGTACGTGGTAGATGGAAATCGACGTAAGGCATGGGTACGAGGAATCATCGAGCAGCCGATCATATCCGGTGACGGACGTGTACGGCAGGCATTGGTGCGCACATCGGGTGGTGTTTTCCGACGCGGAACGACTAATCTAGCAGTGCTAGAGATCGATGGTAGTACGGAAGGTGTTCAAAATGTGGGTCCAGAGAGTGCCGCTCACCATGCAACTTTTAAAATTAGCGGTAACTCTGAtccggtggctccagagagtggttCCGGACCAGGTTTACGGGTGGGGGACTGTTGA